Part of the Longimicrobium sp. genome is shown below.
GCTTGTCCAACGTGGTATCGTCCAGCACCAGCACGCCTCGGCGGCGCCGGACCTGAGTGCGAGCCTCCTGCCACAAGGTCTCTGGATCGGGCTCCAGCCGGTGTAGCAAGCGCGTAAACGCATCGTGCGCTGGCGCTTCAGTTCCGCTCTCCGGATGCACGCGGGCGGCTTCCGTGCCACTCACCATGCGCGGACTGGCGATCAGGAACTGTATGTAGTGGCTATCAATCACCTTGGATGCGTTCATAGCTGTAAGCTACCTGCTTACAGCCAACTGCGTAACTCCTATCGGTGGGAACTGATCGATTGACCGCGCCGGCGCGGAGGTTGGTTCCCTCACCCGCCATGCGCCACGGGATCAGCGACTTCTGGTGGAGGTAGCTGTTGAACCGGTAAACGTGCGGATTGCACGGACGACTGCACTCGAAACTTATAGGCTGAGTCCGCACCTACTCTTCAGGGTCTCCATGACTGACCTCAATAATCGCATTAAGGAACTGCTCGGTTATAGCAGTGAACGGCCGGGTAGCGATGCCGAGACTCAATATCATGTGGCATTCAATCAATCAGGGGTTAACAAGGCGAAGGAGGTCCTTGCTGAACTTGATACGTATGGTGCGCGGCTTGAACGCTTGGCTTACCTAAGCATCGGTGGTTCGACGGGTGCCGAGATCCTGCACGTGCTGGAGCAGTCCGCGGTACGATTCGGCGTGCTGCTGGAGTTCGATGACGTAGCAGGAGGGATAGCCGAGGAGAGGGGGAAAACCCTGACCGGGAAGACATTACGTGTATTTCGGGGGGACGCGACACAAAAGATTACCGCATGTAGGCAATTGCTCGAACGCTGGTATGTGGATGGGAAAATCGACGGTATCGTCTGCTCGATCCAGGCGGTGCTCCATGAGCTGCCGACGCGGAGTCCAGGGTATGATGTGAATCATCTACTTGGTGAAGCTCTGTGGAAGTGGGATCCCTGCTACCTCTTCTGTCGAGAACCATGCTCCCCTAGACAGTGGCCGGAACGAGTTAAGCTATCGGTGGCGGGGGTGGATGGCACGCTTCTCCGGGCACTTGCATCTCACGTCGGTAGCATGCTTGGAATACCGGGGGAGGCTCGCTCAAGTGGCCCAGACGCAATTCTTGTTTCACGGGACCTCGCCGTGGAGCTCCTCTTTAAGCTATTTTACATCAGAGATTACGCGTACGAAATTGGTGAGCGAGTCACTTCCGTCTCGCCCGAACGACTCCTCGCCGCCGCCGCGGCAGCGCTCAAAGGAGGCATTGTCACTCCGAGGTGGCAGAACAGCGACAGCTTCGAGCGCCTGTACCGTGAGTATGGTGTCGAAGCGGCGGATCCCGAAACGAATGACAAGCTTCCGCTGCCCATCGCGTACGTGCGGCTAGTCGGGAGGCGCGACTCCCTGTCTTCCAAAGGTGCCGGTAAGACCGATGCCGCGCTTGAACGAGACGATGCTGCAGGTGCGCGACGAGAACATTCCGGTGATCTCAATCTGGAGAGCAGGTCCCAATTCCGAGTAGAAGCCGATGTTCGTGAGAGCCTTCGACCAGAACCCCCCGCACCTCTGCCCCGGGCCGTACGCGCGGGTTGGAAGTGGCTATGGGGGACTAGCGTTGCATTTGTCGCTCTGTTGGGCGCGGTTCTTCTGAATGCGAACCCCGAAAACCCTCCTACCCCTCCGGCTCCACGTCCCCCAGCAGATAGTACCAGGAACGAACCTGTACCACCTAACCCGTCTCCAGAACCTAAACCATCCCCTGCTCCCGCCGCTCCGCTCGACTCTAGCACCAACCCAAACGGCTCCGCGGGAAGACTAGACAACGCTCCGGTGGGCACCGCAGGCTCTATAGCAGCCGCCCGGCATCGCTATGCGGAGAAGGAATATGCCGAGGCACTGCCCATATTCACGGCAGCGGCCGAAGCGGGCAACCCGGAGGCCATGGGCTTTTTAGGAATCATGTATTTGAACGGTTTCGGTACCGACAAAGATCATGACATGGCATTGAAATGGCTCCGCCGAGGCGCCACGAAACGAGACGCACGCTCGATGAACGCGCTAGGAATTGTCTACAAAGACGGACTTAGCGTTGACCGAAATTACATGGTTGCGAAGGAATGGTTCCTATTGGCCGAGCGAAATGGGTACGCCGAAGCCATGAACAACATTGGTGATATGTACCGTCAAGGGCTAGGGGTACAATCTCGTCCCGATTCCGCTCTGCACTGGTATGAGAAGGGAGCGAACGCAGGCTCGTTAAACGCCATGGTCAACGCGGGCCTGATGTATAAACTTGGCCTAACCGGTTCTCCCGATCTGAACAAGGCGATTCATTGGCTTAGGACGGCAGCAGACGCAAGGTCATCCCGAGGGATGTCTGAACTCGGATCAATGTACCAAGAGGGTATAGGAGTAAGGCGAGACTATGAGGCGGCGAGAACGTTGTACCTACGGGCAGCCAATACGGGATCCGCGCAAGGAATGTATAATTTGGGAGCACTACATTATAATGGCCTAGGTGTACGGAAAAATCAGGCAGAGGCGATCCACTGGTTCCGAAAAGCTGCTGCTGCGGGGTCAGTCGAGGCAATGGGGGCTCTCAACGCACTTGGCGTCGCGGCGCCGTAAGCGAGCGGATGCAATCAAGAAAGCCCCTGCGGATTCCTGCTCGCGAACAGCCGCTGGCCCGTGTGCCCTGAAATCCTCCCGCACCAGCGCTAGCGGTCCATGCACCGCAGTGAGCCTGCTTGGGATCAACGGGTGAACCAGTTGCATGGCTCCCGATAAGAGCCGTTCCTCTTCCCTTCTCATCATCAGCACCATTTCGAGGTTCGGGGGAGAATGCTGCGCTAGCGTCAGTTACGCCTCTCCTCTTACATTCCGCGGCACCGCTGCCCCCTCGGCTTGACGCTCAGGGTTGGATGGCGTAGCTTCAGCGCTCTCGAACGATCGTTCGAACGGACATTCGTGCGGGACTACAACTGCTACGACCAGGATATCGCCCGCTCCGCGGACGAGGCGGGGCGACCGGATGAACAACGATGAGACGAAATTTCACGTTCCACCCGCAGAGGGAGAGGATCGGATGGCCCGATACACTGACGAAGAGCTCAAGGAAAAGGTCCACAACGGCTTCATCGTCGAGTATCCCGACGAGATGACGGAGGGGTACCGGAACGCGCTGATCGTGCAGCTGCTGGTGCAGGCGGACACGGAGCTGATCTCCGCGCCGGCGTACTTCGGGGCGGCCAAGGACGCGCCGTCCACCAACACGATGGTGAGCGCCACGGCCATCATCCAGGACGAGCTGGCGCACGCTAACATCGCGTACCGCCTCCTCGAAGATTTGGGGATGGACAAGGAGCAGCTCGTGTACGGCCGCCAGGCGCACGAGTTCAAGCACCCGTACGGCTTCGACCACCCGCTGGAGAACTGGGCGGAGCTGGTGGTGGCCAACGGCC
Proteins encoded:
- a CDS encoding tetratricopeptide repeat protein, whose amino-acid sequence is MTDLNNRIKELLGYSSERPGSDAETQYHVAFNQSGVNKAKEVLAELDTYGARLERLAYLSIGGSTGAEILHVLEQSAVRFGVLLEFDDVAGGIAEERGKTLTGKTLRVFRGDATQKITACRQLLERWYVDGKIDGIVCSIQAVLHELPTRSPGYDVNHLLGEALWKWDPCYLFCREPCSPRQWPERVKLSVAGVDGTLLRALASHVGSMLGIPGEARSSGPDAILVSRDLAVELLFKLFYIRDYAYEIGERVTSVSPERLLAAAAAALKGGIVTPRWQNSDSFERLYREYGVEAADPETNDKLPLPIAYVRLVGRRDSLSSKGAGKTDAALERDDAAGARREHSGDLNLESRSQFRVEADVRESLRPEPPAPLPRAVRAGWKWLWGTSVAFVALLGAVLLNANPENPPTPPAPRPPADSTRNEPVPPNPSPEPKPSPAPAAPLDSSTNPNGSAGRLDNAPVGTAGSIAAARHRYAEKEYAEALPIFTAAAEAGNPEAMGFLGIMYLNGFGTDKDHDMALKWLRRGATKRDARSMNALGIVYKDGLSVDRNYMVAKEWFLLAERNGYAEAMNNIGDMYRQGLGVQSRPDSALHWYEKGANAGSLNAMVNAGLMYKLGLTGSPDLNKAIHWLRTAADARSSRGMSELGSMYQEGIGVRRDYEAARTLYLRAANTGSAQGMYNLGALHYNGLGVRKNQAEAIHWFRKAAAAGSVEAMGALNALGVAAP